A single genomic interval of Nomascus leucogenys isolate Asia chromosome 3, Asia_NLE_v1, whole genome shotgun sequence harbors:
- the LOC100587245 gene encoding 40S ribosomal protein S27-like: MPLTKDLLHPSPEEEKRKHKKKRLVQSPVSYFMDVKCPGCYKITTVFSHAQTVVLCVGCSAVLCQPMGGKARLTEGCSFRRKQH, encoded by the coding sequence ATGCCTCTCACAAAGGATCTCCTCCATCCCTCtccagaagaggagaagaggaaacaCAAGAAGAAACGCCTGGTGCAGAGCCCCGTTTCCTACTTCATGGATGTGAAATGCCCAGGATGCTATAAAATCACCACGGTCTTTAGCCATGCACAAACGGTAGTTTTGTGTGTTGGCTGCTCCGCTGTCCTCTGCCAGCCTATGGGAGGAAAAGCAAGGCTTACAGAAGGTTGTTCCTTCAGGAGGAAGCAGCACTGA